From Novosphingobium decolorationis, one genomic window encodes:
- a CDS encoding amidohydrolase family protein yields the protein MTLDLARLAAIDVHVHAEVSCHDPEDPVMAQFFDAASAYFKAPRERPKMPEIAQIYREQNIAFCLFTVDCESGVGAKRVSNYEVAEFAAANSDVCIPFASIDPRKGKMGAREARDLIENHGVRGFKFHAIMQDCHPADRVGYPIYEVIAEYGLPAIFHTGHSGMGTGMRGGGGLRLKYGRPMLVDDVAVDFPDMKIILAHPSWPWVDESLSMALHKENVFIDLSGWSPKYFPPQIVRYANGQLKHKMMFGSDFPLIRPDKWIEAARGIGFKDEVMPGIMKDNAARVLGLAG from the coding sequence GTGACGCTCGATCTCGCGCGGCTTGCCGCCATCGACGTTCACGTGCACGCCGAGGTATCCTGCCACGATCCGGAAGACCCGGTGATGGCGCAGTTCTTCGACGCGGCGTCGGCCTATTTCAAGGCACCGCGCGAACGCCCGAAGATGCCCGAGATCGCACAGATCTACCGGGAGCAGAACATCGCCTTCTGCCTCTTCACGGTCGATTGCGAGAGCGGGGTGGGGGCAAAGCGGGTTTCGAACTACGAGGTGGCTGAGTTTGCCGCAGCGAATTCCGACGTGTGCATTCCCTTCGCCTCGATCGACCCGCGCAAAGGGAAAATGGGCGCGCGGGAGGCCCGCGACCTTATTGAGAACCATGGCGTGCGGGGCTTCAAGTTCCACGCGATCATGCAGGACTGCCACCCGGCCGACCGGGTCGGCTATCCCATCTACGAAGTCATCGCCGAGTACGGTCTGCCCGCCATCTTCCACACCGGCCATTCGGGCATGGGCACCGGCATGCGCGGCGGCGGGGGGCTGCGCCTGAAATATGGGCGCCCGATGCTGGTCGACGATGTCGCGGTGGACTTCCCCGACATGAAGATCATTCTGGCCCATCCCAGCTGGCCCTGGGTGGATGAGAGCCTGTCGATGGCGCTCCACAAGGAGAACGTCTTCATAGACCTCTCGGGCTGGAGCCCCAAGTACTTCCCGCCACAGATCGTGCGCTACGCGAATGGGCAGCTCAAACACAAGATGATGTTCGGCTCCGACTTTCCGCTGATCCGCCCGGACAAGTGGATCGAGGCGG
- a CDS encoding PQQ-dependent dehydrogenase, methanol/ethanol family — protein sequence MSGALILAGCTASADGSGEAGVDGQLIAQGVDSEWLSYGRTYDEQRYSPLDQINRETVGKLGLAWSQDLDTSRGQESTPLVIDGVIYITTAWSKVRAYDAKTGKQLWGYDPEVPGSAGVKGCCDVVNRGLAAWGGKLYLGTFDGRLVALDRKTGKPLWIKETVDPTKPYTITGAPRVVKGKVVIGNGGAEMGVRGYVTAYDAETGEQAWRFYTVPDAPGKNEAKYLKDAEKTWHGEYWAEGGGGTAWDSMAYDPELDLLYIGVGNGSPWNQGIRSEGKGDNLYLSSIVAIRPETGEYVWHFQTTPGETWDFTATQSIILADLEIEGKPRKVLMQAPKNGFFYVIDRETGQFISGKNFVPVNWATGLDPKTGRPIENPEARYYKTGKMFIGSPGAGGAHSWHPMAYSPKDKLVYIPAQLASLPYFPDKDWKAKPKGFNTGVDMSAGAMPADPAVRKAAADATKGELIAWDPVAQKARWKVTLPSVNNGGVLATGGGLVFQGNMKSNLVAYASDTGKELWSYPVQTGVVAPPITYEIDGTQYVALVAGWGGIWALAPGILSQDGGPVRNVSRLLVFKLDGKAKLSEPLTLDELPLDPPPFAGTKEQVARGGYRFGRFCSTCHGDAAIGGGVLPDLRRSGFVQDHDAFQQVVHDGALEDLGMVSFADTLTPEEVEDVRQYIIHRANEDKALEAKSGKAPKAAPSVPASEATKAAAQIVKDQQATGRRP from the coding sequence ATGTCCGGCGCCCTGATTCTTGCCGGCTGCACGGCAAGTGCGGACGGCAGTGGCGAAGCCGGCGTCGATGGCCAGCTCATCGCACAGGGCGTGGACAGCGAGTGGCTGAGCTATGGGCGCACCTACGATGAGCAGCGCTACTCCCCGCTCGACCAGATCAATCGGGAGACCGTGGGCAAGCTGGGGCTGGCCTGGTCGCAGGACCTCGACACCTCGCGCGGGCAGGAGTCGACCCCGCTCGTCATTGACGGGGTGATCTACATCACCACCGCCTGGTCCAAGGTGCGCGCCTATGATGCGAAGACAGGCAAGCAGCTGTGGGGCTACGACCCCGAGGTGCCCGGCTCGGCAGGCGTGAAGGGATGCTGCGACGTCGTCAACCGCGGTCTCGCGGCCTGGGGGGGCAAGCTCTATCTGGGCACCTTCGACGGGCGCCTTGTCGCGCTTGACCGCAAGACCGGCAAGCCGCTGTGGATCAAGGAGACGGTCGATCCCACCAAGCCCTACACCATCACCGGCGCGCCGCGCGTGGTGAAGGGCAAGGTCGTGATCGGCAATGGCGGGGCCGAAATGGGCGTGCGCGGCTACGTGACGGCCTATGATGCCGAGACCGGCGAGCAGGCCTGGCGCTTCTACACGGTGCCCGATGCGCCGGGGAAGAACGAGGCCAAGTACCTCAAGGACGCGGAAAAGACCTGGCACGGTGAGTACTGGGCCGAGGGTGGCGGTGGTACGGCCTGGGATTCGATGGCCTACGATCCCGAACTGGACCTCCTTTACATTGGCGTGGGCAACGGCTCTCCCTGGAACCAGGGCATTCGTTCGGAAGGCAAGGGGGACAACCTCTACCTCTCCTCGATCGTCGCCATCCGTCCCGAGACCGGCGAATACGTCTGGCACTTCCAGACGACGCCGGGCGAAACCTGGGACTTCACCGCGACGCAGAGCATCATCCTCGCCGACCTCGAAATCGAGGGCAAGCCGCGCAAGGTGCTGATGCAGGCGCCCAAGAACGGCTTCTTCTACGTGATCGACCGCGAGACGGGCCAGTTCATCTCGGGCAAGAACTTCGTGCCGGTGAACTGGGCCACGGGTCTCGATCCCAAGACGGGCCGCCCGATCGAGAACCCCGAGGCGCGCTACTACAAGACGGGCAAGATGTTCATCGGATCGCCGGGGGCTGGCGGCGCGCACTCGTGGCACCCGATGGCTTACAGCCCCAAGGACAAGCTGGTCTACATTCCTGCCCAGCTCGCCTCCTTGCCGTATTTCCCCGACAAGGACTGGAAGGCCAAGCCCAAGGGCTTCAACACCGGCGTCGACATGTCGGCAGGCGCGATGCCGGCCGATCCGGCGGTGCGCAAGGCGGCGGCCGATGCCACCAAGGGCGAATTGATTGCCTGGGACCCGGTCGCGCAGAAGGCGCGCTGGAAGGTCACGTTGCCCAGCGTCAACAACGGCGGCGTACTGGCGACAGGCGGCGGCCTCGTCTTCCAGGGCAACATGAAAAGCAATCTCGTTGCCTATGCGTCGGACACGGGCAAGGAGCTGTGGTCCTATCCGGTCCAGACCGGGGTTGTCGCGCCCCCGATCACCTACGAGATCGACGGCACGCAGTACGTGGCTCTGGTCGCGGGCTGGGGCGGGATCTGGGCGCTGGCGCCGGGCATCCTTTCGCAGGATGGCGGGCCGGTGCGCAATGTGAGCCGCCTGCTCGTCTTCAAGCTCGATGGCAAGGCGAAGCTTTCGGAGCCGCTGACGCTCGATGAACTGCCGCTCGACCCGCCGCCGTTCGCCGGGACCAAGGAGCAGGTCGCGCGCGGTGGCTACCGCTTCGGACGCTTCTGCTCCACCTGCCACGGCGATGCGGCCATCGGCGGCGGCGTGCTGCCCGACCTTCGCCGCTCGGGCTTCGTCCAGGACCATGACGCCTTCCAGCAGGTGGTCCATGACGGGGCGCTTGAGGACCTGGGCATGGTCAGCTTCGCCGACACTCTGACGCCGGAGGAAGTGGAGGACGTGCGCCAGTACATCATCCACCGCGCCAACGAGGACAAGGCGCTCGAGGCCAAGTCGGGCAAGGCGCCAAAGGCCGCGCCCAGTGTCCCGGCCAGCGAGGCCACCAAAGCGGCGGCGCAGATCGTGAAGGACCAGCAGGCGACGGGCCGCCGTCCGTGA
- a CDS encoding glutathione S-transferase family protein, which yields MATILYHGEPNGPSLAVLAAMAETGADTALDIACHAIDLLGGKRHTLPGVTEPLARDMGVEGEGPVLVIDGEAMTESVFLAQFFDEVGGGTSLQPEDAYAHWEMMMWCRQITERLSPAASLLGNLATSHQRLEALSEDAFAAQVEPIVSADLKVRWDLVRDGEADDAQLKDCEAKVMQAVERCEKQLADGREWLMGALTIADFETFAWLVGMEPIVPEAFKGKSETQAWMKRVKARPSVQAALARATSEAPERSWAPGPEINRWG from the coding sequence ATGGCGACGATCCTCTATCACGGTGAGCCCAACGGGCCCTCGCTGGCGGTGCTCGCCGCCATGGCCGAGACAGGTGCCGACACGGCACTCGATATCGCGTGTCATGCCATCGATCTTCTGGGCGGCAAGCGGCATACGCTGCCCGGTGTCACCGAGCCACTCGCCCGCGACATGGGCGTGGAAGGCGAGGGACCTGTCCTCGTGATCGACGGAGAGGCGATGACCGAGTCCGTCTTTCTGGCCCAGTTCTTCGACGAGGTCGGGGGCGGCACCTCGCTCCAGCCCGAAGATGCCTATGCGCACTGGGAAATGATGATGTGGTGCCGCCAGATCACCGAGCGGCTGTCCCCCGCGGCGTCCCTGCTGGGCAATCTGGCCACCTCGCACCAGCGTCTCGAGGCGCTGAGCGAGGATGCCTTCGCCGCCCAGGTGGAACCCATCGTGAGCGCCGACCTCAAGGTGCGCTGGGACCTGGTGCGCGACGGCGAAGCCGACGACGCGCAGCTCAAGGACTGCGAGGCCAAGGTCATGCAGGCCGTCGAACGCTGCGAAAAGCAGCTTGCCGATGGCCGGGAATGGCTGATGGGCGCGCTGACCATTGCCGACTTCGAGACCTTCGCCTGGCTGGTCGGCATGGAGCCGATCGTTCCCGAGGCCTTCAAGGGCAAGAGCGAGACCCAGGCCTGGATGAAGCGCGTGAAGGCGCGCCCGAGCGTTCAGGCGGCTCTGGCCAGGGCCACGAGCGAGGCGCCGGAGCGCAGCTGGGCGCCCGGGCCGGAAATCAACCGCTGGGGCTGA
- a CDS encoding glutathione S-transferase family protein, with protein sequence MAEVTLYHWEPNANSGKPMLALMEKGVPFDSHYIDMLNFDQHRPEYLAINPQGTIPAMTHGDKVLVESTAIMEYVNECFEGPDLMPADARDRWRVRWWMKFMDQWLAPSFSMIGWSVFIGPVVRQRDPAELEAAIERIPMPERRVSWRKAIYGTFSEAEIAESQRRVAMGIAMLEKELGKREWLGSDSYSLADINGFNLAYAIPLSQPELSNDELTPNLLRWLRAIYARKAVKDCWALGRTDMVKRVTILEQERI encoded by the coding sequence ATGGCCGAGGTCACGCTTTACCACTGGGAGCCCAACGCCAACTCGGGCAAGCCGATGCTGGCGCTGATGGAAAAGGGCGTTCCCTTCGACAGCCACTACATCGACATGCTGAACTTCGATCAGCACCGCCCGGAATACCTGGCGATCAACCCGCAGGGGACGATCCCGGCGATGACCCATGGCGACAAGGTTCTCGTCGAGAGCACCGCGATCATGGAATACGTGAACGAGTGCTTCGAGGGCCCCGACCTGATGCCCGCCGATGCGCGTGATCGCTGGCGCGTGCGCTGGTGGATGAAGTTCATGGACCAGTGGCTCGCCCCCAGCTTCTCGATGATCGGCTGGTCGGTCTTCATCGGTCCCGTCGTGCGCCAGCGCGACCCGGCCGAACTCGAAGCCGCGATTGAGCGCATTCCCATGCCCGAACGCCGCGTCTCCTGGCGCAAGGCCATCTACGGGACGTTCTCCGAGGCCGAGATCGCCGAGAGCCAGCGCCGCGTGGCGATGGGCATCGCGATGCTGGAGAAGGAACTGGGCAAGCGCGAATGGCTTGGCAGCGACAGCTACTCGCTTGCCGATATCAACGGCTTCAACCTGGCTTACGCCATTCCGCTAAGCCAGCCCGAGCTCTCCAACGACGAGCTTACCCCCAATCTCCTGCGCTGGCTGCGCGCGATCTATGCGCGCAAGGCGGTGAAGGACTGCTGGGCGCTGGGGCGCACCGACATGGTGAAGCGCGTGACCATTCTCGAACAGGAGCGCATCTGA
- a CDS encoding TonB-dependent receptor codes for MQITSRSGLRCALLATASAATLFTATGARAQDTAETTSEPQQQTTNDAAMREIIVTAQFRSQKLQDTPLSITAVDAALLEARNQTDLSQVAGQAPNVQLTEMGGAFGSSMAVYIRGIGQYDFNPAYEPGVGMYIDDVYYATLTGNIMDLLDLERVEILRGPQGTLTGRNSIGGAIKMFSVKPEPGSSGKVDVVYGARERIDLRASMNFALTDNLYARVAGVYKHQNGYVDQLDYGCVNPDNELGITGNPSTPANCVVDKLGERNYAGVRGSLRFNPTDSFDWIVTGDYTWENRTAAAGVITENNTDLTGADFRCGRFCTYASWYLPAGGQAGQAYYMPNSVKFWGWGVSSDMSVNLSDSINVKSITAYREYQQTYGTDDDYTPNPNIGGGGFNDLTFRFFSQELRVNAELGDFADLTVGGYYSDQKSVYFTRQDIRYIGMGNPALFLQFQGDDPVRADSKAVFGTVILHPTPNLNVTGGLRYTKEHKDYTFVRKAWDGGPLVDIFGVGALDGTVAVYDGDRIDYRISVDYRFSDEVLAYATVSTGFKGGGVTARPFTQSQAVNGTFDPETLTAYEVGVKTDLLGRTLRMNLSGFYNDYKNMQLPIADCAILDGFPPGEDPFPCAAISNAGDGEMYGVEFELQASPIYGLDIDATVSWIEGNWKRIGPMVGNNIRLEDPLTTPNWRGSFGIQYRGELGDNAGTITPRFDIAYTGKQGMGRLPGSSELDFNPARAIANARLTWRNADEDLAISFEVQNLFDKYYYLPIRFAALYASAGTTYSNVGRPREWAFTVQKKF; via the coding sequence ATGCAGATCACTTCCAGATCAGGGCTGCGCTGTGCGTTGCTCGCAACCGCTTCGGCGGCCACGCTTTTCACAGCTACCGGCGCGCGGGCGCAGGACACCGCGGAGACGACTTCGGAGCCGCAGCAGCAGACCACCAATGATGCCGCCATGCGCGAGATCATCGTGACCGCGCAGTTCCGCTCGCAGAAACTGCAGGACACGCCGCTTTCGATCACCGCAGTCGACGCCGCGCTCCTTGAGGCGCGCAACCAGACTGATCTTTCGCAGGTCGCCGGTCAGGCGCCGAACGTGCAGCTGACCGAAATGGGCGGCGCTTTCGGCTCCTCGATGGCTGTCTATATCCGCGGCATTGGCCAGTATGACTTCAACCCCGCCTATGAGCCGGGCGTGGGCATGTACATCGACGATGTCTACTACGCGACGCTGACCGGCAACATCATGGACCTGCTCGACCTGGAGCGTGTCGAGATCCTGCGCGGGCCGCAGGGCACTCTGACCGGCCGCAACTCGATCGGCGGCGCGATCAAGATGTTCTCGGTCAAGCCCGAGCCCGGAAGCAGCGGCAAGGTGGACGTGGTCTACGGTGCGCGTGAACGCATCGACCTTCGCGCCAGCATGAACTTCGCGCTGACCGACAATCTCTATGCGCGTGTCGCGGGTGTCTACAAGCACCAGAACGGCTACGTCGACCAGCTCGACTATGGCTGCGTGAACCCGGACAACGAACTGGGCATCACCGGCAATCCCTCGACCCCCGCCAACTGCGTCGTCGACAAGCTGGGCGAGCGCAACTACGCAGGCGTGCGCGGATCGCTGCGCTTCAACCCGACCGACAGTTTCGACTGGATCGTGACCGGTGACTACACCTGGGAGAACCGCACAGCGGCCGCCGGTGTCATCACCGAGAACAACACCGACCTGACCGGCGCGGACTTCCGCTGCGGCAGGTTCTGCACGTACGCCAGCTGGTACCTGCCCGCCGGCGGCCAGGCGGGCCAAGCCTACTACATGCCCAACTCGGTCAAGTTCTGGGGCTGGGGCGTGTCGAGCGACATGTCGGTGAACCTTTCGGACTCGATCAACGTCAAGTCGATCACCGCCTACCGCGAATACCAGCAGACCTATGGCACGGACGACGATTACACGCCCAACCCGAACATCGGCGGCGGCGGTTTCAACGACCTGACCTTCCGCTTCTTCAGCCAGGAACTGCGCGTCAACGCGGAACTGGGTGATTTCGCGGACCTGACCGTGGGCGGCTACTACAGCGACCAGAAGTCGGTCTACTTCACCCGCCAGGACATCCGCTACATCGGCATGGGCAATCCGGCGCTGTTCCTGCAGTTCCAGGGCGATGACCCGGTCCGTGCCGACAGCAAGGCGGTGTTCGGGACCGTCATCCTGCACCCGACGCCCAACCTCAACGTCACCGGTGGTCTGCGCTACACCAAGGAGCACAAGGACTACACCTTTGTGCGCAAGGCCTGGGACGGCGGCCCGCTGGTCGACATCTTCGGCGTGGGGGCGCTCGATGGCACTGTCGCCGTCTACGATGGCGACCGGATCGACTACCGCATCTCGGTCGACTACCGCTTCAGCGACGAGGTCCTCGCCTACGCCACGGTCAGCACGGGCTTCAAGGGCGGCGGCGTAACCGCGCGTCCCTTTACCCAGTCCCAGGCCGTCAACGGCACCTTCGATCCCGAAACGCTGACCGCCTATGAGGTGGGTGTAAAGACCGACCTCCTTGGCCGTACGCTGCGCATGAACCTTTCGGGTTTCTACAACGATTACAAGAATATGCAGCTGCCAATTGCGGACTGCGCCATCCTCGACGGTTTCCCGCCGGGTGAGGATCCGTTCCCCTGCGCGGCCATCAGCAACGCGGGCGACGGCGAAATGTACGGCGTCGAGTTCGAACTCCAGGCGAGCCCGATCTACGGCCTCGACATCGACGCCACCGTCAGCTGGATCGAAGGCAACTGGAAGCGTATCGGCCCCATGGTCGGCAACAACATCCGCCTCGAGGATCCGCTCACCACGCCCAACTGGCGCGGTAGCTTCGGCATCCAGTACCGCGGCGAACTGGGCGACAATGCAGGCACGATCACGCCCCGCTTCGACATCGCCTACACCGGCAAGCAGGGCATGGGCCGCCTTCCGGGCAGCAGTGAGCTGGACTTCAACCCGGCCCGCGCCATCGCCAATGCGCGTCTGACCTGGCGCAACGCGGACGAGGACCTGGCGATCTCGTTCGAGGTCCAGAACCTCTTCGACAAGTACTACTATCTGCCGATCCGCTTCGCCGCGCTCTACGCCAGCGCGGGCACGACCTACTCCAACGTGGGCCGCCCGCGCGAGTGGGCCTTCACCGTGCAGAAGAAGTTCTGA
- a CDS encoding CmcJ/NvfI family oxidoreductase: MTELVGTINYAARNAERMLYRANDHTRDTVRIAPESMTIHDGRTRESTLDCNGYQIVSVVMSPGTSGHLEPATDAACALIRDLCGADRVVATAPPVHRFGERSDLSGQLDNSRPARFAHVDVSDTTALAFSTRSCPNDLGHYRRSAHYNLWCVTSPPPQDVPLALCDARSFAREDLILADAVFDRDGEDLWTMESFVLAHAPRHEWVWFPDMQPGEALLFKTFDSDTEAATCVPHVAFDNPLAPPGTRPRSSVELRFIAYWA, encoded by the coding sequence ATGACCGAACTTGTAGGCACCATCAACTATGCCGCCCGGAACGCAGAGCGCATGCTCTACCGGGCCAACGACCACACCCGAGACACCGTTCGCATAGCCCCCGAATCCATGACGATCCACGATGGTCGCACGCGCGAATCCACGCTGGATTGCAATGGGTACCAAATTGTCTCGGTTGTTATGTCACCCGGCACCAGTGGCCATCTCGAGCCTGCAACCGACGCCGCCTGCGCGCTGATCCGCGATCTGTGCGGCGCTGACCGCGTGGTGGCGACCGCCCCTCCGGTCCACCGCTTCGGCGAACGCTCGGACCTTTCAGGCCAGCTCGACAACTCACGCCCCGCGCGTTTTGCCCATGTCGACGTCTCGGACACCACCGCCCTCGCCTTCTCCACACGCTCCTGCCCGAACGACCTCGGCCACTACCGCCGCAGTGCGCACTACAACCTGTGGTGCGTCACCTCGCCCCCGCCGCAGGACGTGCCGCTGGCGCTGTGCGATGCCCGCTCGTTCGCACGTGAGGACCTGATCCTGGCCGACGCCGTATTCGACCGGGACGGTGAGGACCTGTGGACCATGGAAAGCTTCGTCCTGGCCCACGCGCCCCGGCACGAATGGGTCTGGTTCCCCGACATGCAGCCGGGCGAAGCGCTTCTCTTCAAGACCTTCGACAGCGATACCGAGGCGGCAACCTGCGTGCCCCATGTCGCCTTCGACAACCCGCTCGCCCCGCCCGGCACGCGGCCTCGCAGCTCGGTGGAACTGCGCTTCATCGCCTACTGGGCCTGA
- a CDS encoding cation diffusion facilitator family transporter, with protein MSDCGCRPTGLETTSQRRALVVALGLNAVMFVVETAAGLHADSASLLADGLDMATDASVYAVALLALTRSARFKKGAATWSGALLFLVGVGVVLETVRRAFAGAEPGGLWMMAIGLMALAVNAYVLRLLARQRSAEVHMRAAWIFTRADVIANAAVLVSGALVWATGIVAFDLAVGLAIGVYVIKEAFEILREARDAKP; from the coding sequence ATGAGCGATTGCGGATGCCGCCCGACGGGCCTCGAAACCACCTCCCAGCGCCGTGCCCTCGTCGTGGCGCTGGGGCTAAACGCGGTCATGTTCGTGGTCGAGACCGCTGCAGGTCTCCACGCCGATTCGGCGAGCCTGCTCGCCGACGGCCTCGACATGGCCACCGACGCCTCGGTCTACGCCGTGGCCCTACTCGCCCTCACCCGCAGCGCCCGCTTCAAGAAGGGCGCGGCGACGTGGAGCGGCGCCCTCCTCTTTCTCGTCGGCGTGGGCGTGGTGCTCGAAACTGTGCGCCGGGCCTTTGCCGGCGCCGAGCCGGGCGGCCTGTGGATGATGGCAATCGGCCTCATGGCCCTGGCGGTGAACGCCTATGTCCTGCGCCTGCTCGCGCGCCAGCGCAGCGCCGAAGTCCACATGCGCGCCGCCTGGATCTTCACCCGCGCCGACGTCATCGCCAACGCCGCCGTCCTTGTTTCGGGCGCGCTGGTCTGGGCGACCGGCATCGTCGCCTTCGATCTAGCCGTCGGCCTGGCCATCGGCGTCTATGTCATCAAGGAAGCCTTCGAGATCCTGCGCGAAGCGAGAGACGCGAAGCCCTGA
- a CDS encoding reverse transcriptase domain-containing protein codes for MRDGYAIVVDLDLEKFFDRVNHDIVMARLARHIADPRLLVIIRRFLQAGMLSGGVHVERQEGTPQGGPLSPLIANLILDDLDKELERRGHRFCRYADDCNIYVRSQAAGERVMASVTALLEGKLRLRVNQAKSAVAHVRERTFLGHRLTAGGFLSIANKSLTRLKERLRAITRRNRGISLAAMIAQTNAFTTGWVTYYRHARAQTVLREIDSWLRRKLRCVRLKQCKRTMTIATFLRENGVPEWQAWIFALSGKGWWRLSGSPQAAHGMPNAWFDQAGLSSLALQHAALNRTGNRRDTQYVRPVV; via the coding sequence GTGCGGGACGGCTATGCGATCGTCGTAGACCTCGACCTGGAGAAATTCTTTGATCGGGTGAACCACGACATCGTCATGGCCCGTCTGGCCCGGCACATCGCCGACCCACGCCTGCTCGTCATCATCCGCCGGTTTCTACAGGCCGGGATGCTGTCGGGTGGTGTGCACGTCGAACGGCAGGAGGGGACCCCGCAAGGCGGCCCTCTCTCGCCGCTGATCGCTAACCTCATTCTGGATGACCTCGACAAGGAGCTCGAACGCCGGGGCCACCGGTTCTGCCGCTACGCCGACGACTGTAACATCTATGTACGGTCACAGGCAGCGGGGGAGCGCGTCATGGCTTCGGTTACCGCCTTGCTGGAAGGCAAGCTCCGACTCCGCGTCAATCAGGCCAAGAGCGCGGTTGCACACGTCCGGGAACGTACCTTCCTCGGCCACCGTCTGACAGCGGGAGGCTTTTTGAGCATAGCGAACAAAAGTCTCACGCGGCTGAAGGAGCGGCTCAGGGCGATTACGCGCCGCAACCGAGGCATCAGCCTCGCGGCGATGATCGCACAGACCAATGCCTTCACTACAGGGTGGGTCACCTACTACCGACACGCCCGGGCTCAGACGGTTTTGCGCGAGATCGACAGCTGGCTCCGGCGCAAGCTTCGCTGCGTCCGGCTCAAACAGTGCAAGCGCACCATGACGATCGCCACTTTCTTAAGGGAAAACGGCGTCCCAGAATGGCAGGCTTGGATCTTCGCGCTCTCGGGAAAGGGCTGGTGGCGCCTGTCGGGCAGCCCTCAGGCCGCCCACGGCATGCCCAACGCATGGTTCGATCAGGCAGGTCTCTCAAGCCTCGCTCTCCAACATGCCGCCTTAAACCGTACCGGAAACCGCCGTGATACGCAGTACGTACGTCCGGTGGTGTGA
- a CDS encoding reverse transcriptase domain-containing protein produces MRGVEIPKPGGKGVRQLGIPTAVDRLVQQAILQVLDPVLDPTFSASSFGFRPGRGAHDALRQARTMCGTAMRSS; encoded by the coding sequence GTGCGCGGAGTTGAAATTCCCAAACCCGGCGGGAAAGGAGTGCGCCAGCTGGGCATTCCGACGGCTGTCGACCGGCTGGTACAACAGGCGATACTGCAAGTCCTGGATCCCGTCCTTGATCCGACATTCTCGGCATCGAGTTTTGGGTTCCGCCCCGGACGCGGCGCACACGATGCGCTGCGTCAGGCCCGGACTATGTGCGGGACGGCTATGCGATCGTCGTAG